GCCCGGGTGACCGTCAACCGGGCGTGGCGGTCACTGTTTGGTGCGGGGTTGGTGCGGTCCAGCGACGATTTTGGCGTCCAGTCCGAACCGCCGACGCATCCCGAATTGCTCGATTGGTTAAGCGTCGAGTTGATCGAAAACGGTTGGTCGATCAAGCAGTTGCACAAATGGATCGTGATGAGCGAGACCTATCGTCAAGATTCCAAAGGGACAGCCGAACTAGTCCAAATGGATCCTGATAATCGACTGCTTGCCCGCGGTGCACGTTTCCGCGTCAATGGCGAAACGGTTCGCGACATCATGCTCCGGGGATCAGGATTGCTGTCAGAGAAAATGTACGGTCCCGGTGTGTTTCCGCCGCAGCCTCCGAGTGTGACGGAGTTGGCGTATGGCAATTTTAAATGGAACACCGCCAAGGACGCTGATCGGTATCGCCGCTCGATTTATACGTTCAAAAAGCGGACCGCGGCATTTGCCGCCTACACCGTGTTTGATGCCCCGACCGGCGAAGAGTGTATCCCACAGCGAAACCGCAGCAACACGCCGCTGCAAGCGCTGACGGTTTTGAATGACGAGATGTATTTTGAGATGGCCCGAGCGTTGGCGGAACAGACGTTGGCGAAGCAGACCAGTGAAGATGCAAACGATTCCCCAACAGAGATCGCAACGTCGATGTTTCGCCGAATTTTGACACGACCGCCCACGATCGAGGAAACGCAGATGTTGACGGCGTACTTCGATGCTCAGAAGCAACGGCTGGTTTCCGGTCAGCTCATCGCGGCAGAGATCGGGGGCGACAAGAATGCGTCTGCCGACTTCGCGGCTTGGTCGATGGTCGCTCGGGTGATCATGAACCTCGACGAAGCCGTCACTCGCCCCTAACCAAACGCTCGGTCAATCGATCTTTATTCGAGCCAATACGCCGTTTGGCATTCCATGGTAAAAGCAATGAATTCTCACTCACGACCCGATCCAACCCGCCGCCATTTTTTCCAAGATTGTGGTGTCGGACTTGGCAAAATGGCACTCGCATCACTGATCGCTGGCGGAGCGAAGCATGCTTTGGCCGGGCAAGATGACGTGTCGCAACCGAGTTCGGTGCGTCCGACTCACTTTCCTGCCAAAGCCAAACGGGTGATCTTTTTATTCATGGCCGGGGCACCCAGCCAACTCGACTTGTTTGACAACAAACCCAAACTGGCTGAACTCGCCGGACAGCCGATCCCACCGTCGGTGATCGGTAACCAACGTTACGCGTTCATCCAACCTGATGCGGCGGTACTGGGGCCACAGTTCCCGTTTGCCAAGTATGGCGAAAGCGGCGCCGAGCTATCGGATCGCTTGCCCTATTTGTCCAAAGTCGTCGATGACATCTCGTTCGTAAAATCATGCACCACCGATCTGTTCAATCACGCCCCGGCCCAATTGTTGTTCAATACCGGCAATCAGTTGCCGGGGCGACCGAGCATGGGAGCTTGGTTGAGCTATGGGCTTGGCAGCGAAGCGAACGATCTGCCCTCGTTTGTCGTGCTAAAAAGTGGCGGCAACTTGAGTGGCGGAGCGGCGATGTGGGGCAGCGGATTCTTGCCTGGTTCGCATCAAGGCGTTCCTTTTCGCGAGTCGGGCGATCCGATTTTAAATGTCACCAACCCAGCCGGTTTCGACACGCAGGCTCAGCGAGACTCGCTCGATCTGATTCGCAAGATGAATCAGAAACGCCAATCGGTGGTGTTTGATCCTGAAATCGAAACCCGGATTCGTTCGTACGAGATGGCGTATCGAATGCAGACGCGGGCTCCTGAGTTGATGGATTTCCAAAGCGAGTCGGCTGAGACGCTTGCGATGTACGGTGCCGAGCCTGGCAATGCGTCCAAATCGTTTGCTAACAACTGCTTACTTGCTCGCCGTTTGGCAGAGCGAGGCGTGCGTTTTATCCAGGTTTACCACTCGGGATGGGACCACCACAGCAACGTCGCCGGCGGGCTAAAGTCGCAATGTGCCGCGACCGATCAAGGCTGTGCCGCGTTGATCCAGGATTTGAAGCAGCGTGGATTGCTGGACGAAACGTTGGTCGTCTGGGGCGGCGAGTTTGGCCGAACACCGATGGTCGAATCGAGTGCCGCGTTGGGACGCAGCATGGGGCGCGACCATCATCCGCAAGCGTTCACGATGTGGTTTTCAGGCGGCGGGATCAAACCAGGAATCACGCTCGGCGCAACGGATGAACTCGGATTTAACATCACCGAGCGACCGGTCCATGTGCATGACATCCAAGCCACGATCCTGCACTGCCTTGGACTGGATCATCAACGGCTGAGCGTCAATTTTCGCGGACTGAACGTCAAACTTACGGGCGTCGAAGAGCACCACCCGGTCAAAGAATTGTTGGCGTAGGGGATCTTGCTAAAAATCCCGTGTGCAGGATGTTTAGCAAAAAGATTCTTCTTGCTATCGTGCGTGGATGAAATGGACGGATCAATATCGATTGGCGACCTGCCGAATTCAGCGAAAGCCATCGGTGTTGTTTTCACGCAAACACGACTGGAACAACGCGATTGGCCAATCGTTACGGGATTACGTTCCGTTCTGCTACAACCTGTCCGACGTCAATGTCCGGCGTTTTGATTTGCTTTTTCCGCTGACGGTGCGTGACGAAAAGTACTTTAACCTGCACCACCGCTCACTTCATGGCCAAAAGGCGATCGTGCCGAGTACCGAGGTGATCGAATTGTGCGATGACAAACAAGCATTGATTCATCGGTTGACTCAGTATGGTTTTGGCGAGCACATGCCAGCGACGGGCTGTCGATTTGAGTATCCGTATGTCGTGAAGAAACGTGTTTCTGGATTTGGCGATGGAACCTTCATCATCCAAAACTCCGACGATGAACGCGAATTAGAAACGCTGTTGAATGCAGAATCGCATTTCACGCTCGAGCATATCAGTGGACAAGAAGAATTTGCTACCCATCTGGTCATTGCGAAGGGGCAAGTTGTCTTTAGCCGCACCTGCAAATATTTCTTTCCGCCGGGGGTGTATGTCAAAGGACGACATGGCAAACCGGTAAAGCGTCAGACGTCAGACCATTCCCCTTACACCGGCCTTTTCGAAGAGATGTTGAGAGCGATTGGCTACGAGGGCGTTTGCTGTATCGATTACAAACCGCACGGCAGCGGAATCAAGTTGCTGGAGATCAATCCGCGTTTTGGCGCGACGATGGCATTGTTCATCAACGAGGCGCTGCCCGCCTACGAGGCAGCGGTTGCAGCCTACTGATGTTTGCTAAGAGGAAGAGGGGGGCAGATCCATGCAGGCCGGACCGCAGCAAAGCAGAGCACCGGCTTAGTGGTTCGGCGGATGATAGTCGTCCAATTGCGAATGGCCACCTTGCCGGGGAGGGGCCCTACCCGCAAATGCTTCACTGCGTTGGCTTTCATCGCGGGCAAAGCCCTTCAGGTAAACAAATTGAGTCCGGCAGGGTAAGATGCGAATCTCATGCTCGCCACGACATTCCTTGGTTCAAAACGAAGACCGGTTGATTGATGCGTTTCGCCCCCTACCTTGCCCCGTTTTCGGATCACCCGGTCTTGCTGCGCCGGGTGCGGCATGTCCTTGAGCGATTGCCGGCCGAAGTGCAACAAGATTTTTTGGACGACCATCGCTTCCAGGTCACGGTTGACAACTATCAACCGGGGGTGGGGTGGTCGTTCTTGATGCCCGCGCCAGGGGATGCTGGAAAAACCAGTCGCTGCGTGGTGCTGCGATTGAAACTAGCCGATGCACCCGAAACGTTTGCATGGTACGTGATCGCGCACGAATTCGCTCATGCCTATCTTCGCAACGGGGGGTGGGGCGAGATCACTGACATCGAAGAAGCGGCCGATGCGATGGCCGCATCGTGGGGCTTCGAGCGACCGAAGCCCGGGAGCTGAATTTTTTGAAGTTGTGCTATTTGCTGTCGCGGAGCGACATATTTCGATAGCCTCGGACTTTAGTCCGATGACTTTCGCCAGTATCAATCGAGTCCCAACGGGACGTTTTGTGACTTAATCGTTCGCCACAGAACGTCGCTCCGCGACGGGGTGCCAATTTCAGAACCGCTAACCTTGGACCAAAGTCCAAGGCTATTCCACAAAGAGCCTCCGGCACAAAAATAGCAACCTAGAAACTGACGCGTCGGGTTGTGATTTGCCGGGAAAAACGGCAATCACGCAACTTCTAGATGGCTGATAGGACTTCGGCTACTTGACCGTGATCGTCGCTAACAAATCGCCCGCTTCGACTTGCGTGCCTGCAGGCGTTTGGATGCTGGCGATCGTTCCGCTGACCGGCGCGTTGATCGTGGTTTCCATCTTCATCGCTTCGAGCACCATCAATTTCTGGCCCTCTTTGACCTTGTCGCCTTCGGCTGCAGCGACGGTAATCACCATACCCGGCATGCTGGCGGCGACTTGGCCAGGATCGTTGGGGTCCGCCTTGACCGCCGCTTTGACTTTCGGTTCGAGCGATTTGTCGAGGATCGACACTTCGCGTGGTTGACCGTTCAGTTCAAAGAAAACAGTCCGCGTCCCATCAGGATGAGGCACTCCGACGGCGAGGAATTTGACGATCAAGCGTTTACCCGGTTCGATATCGACCGCGATTTCTTCGCCCGGTTCTTGTCCGTAGAAAAAGTTAGGCGTCGGAATGTGATCGACGTCGCCATACGTGTTGCGGTGTTTAGCAAAGTCCTCGAACACCTTTGGGTACAGCAGATGCGTGACGGCGGCGCGGTCGTTTTCAGGATCGCCGGTCAACTTGGCGGCCGCCGCCCGAGCGGCAGCGACGTCGGCGTCAGGCATCGAATCACCGGGACGATTGAGAACCGGTTTCTGGTCACCCAAGATGATCTTGATGACTTCGTCGGGGAATCCGCCTGGCGGTTGTCCCATCCGTCCGCCGATCAAATCAATCACGCTGGCAGGATAGGCAAGCGATTTGTCAGCCGTCAAAACGTCTTCGGCTGACATCTCGTTAGCAACCAAGAA
The sequence above is drawn from the Novipirellula caenicola genome and encodes:
- a CDS encoding DUF1501 domain-containing protein yields the protein MNSHSRPDPTRRHFFQDCGVGLGKMALASLIAGGAKHALAGQDDVSQPSSVRPTHFPAKAKRVIFLFMAGAPSQLDLFDNKPKLAELAGQPIPPSVIGNQRYAFIQPDAAVLGPQFPFAKYGESGAELSDRLPYLSKVVDDISFVKSCTTDLFNHAPAQLLFNTGNQLPGRPSMGAWLSYGLGSEANDLPSFVVLKSGGNLSGGAAMWGSGFLPGSHQGVPFRESGDPILNVTNPAGFDTQAQRDSLDLIRKMNQKRQSVVFDPEIETRIRSYEMAYRMQTRAPELMDFQSESAETLAMYGAEPGNASKSFANNCLLARRLAERGVRFIQVYHSGWDHHSNVAGGLKSQCAATDQGCAALIQDLKQRGLLDETLVVWGGEFGRTPMVESSAALGRSMGRDHHPQAFTMWFSGGGIKPGITLGATDELGFNITERPVHVHDIQATILHCLGLDHQRLSVNFRGLNVKLTGVEEHHPVKELLA
- a CDS encoding ATP-grasp domain-containing protein, with the protein product MKWTDQYRLATCRIQRKPSVLFSRKHDWNNAIGQSLRDYVPFCYNLSDVNVRRFDLLFPLTVRDEKYFNLHHRSLHGQKAIVPSTEVIELCDDKQALIHRLTQYGFGEHMPATGCRFEYPYVVKKRVSGFGDGTFIIQNSDDERELETLLNAESHFTLEHISGQEEFATHLVIAKGQVVFSRTCKYFFPPGVYVKGRHGKPVKRQTSDHSPYTGLFEEMLRAIGYEGVCCIDYKPHGSGIKLLEINPRFGATMALFINEALPAYEAAVAAY